A window of the Brassica oleracea var. oleracea cultivar TO1000 chromosome C1, BOL, whole genome shotgun sequence genome harbors these coding sequences:
- the LOC106311504 gene encoding uncharacterized protein LOC106311504 — protein sequence MAPATEFQGSFLSRISIRRNQIISMDVNHEQELEELEYFQKHVSDRFSELISPSSPSDPILSIPWLQNLLDVFMSCETEFKGVLSTVRISKSPSLERLLSEMLERILKALDICNAVVNGIDSVRQSRRLAEIAVTALKQRPLCDGSVRRAKRALASLIVGLNGDVKDRSNGSGGSSNQQRTAFRSWSFGQRSNVTVVGGGGSSGHVSKNWSATKQIQGMVGNLVLPRGAEASGPAMPVYIMSSVMVLVMWVLVAAVPCQTSNVLVAPLQLPKHQSWASAAVNIQERIGEEMKRKEKRFGGGGGGLMEEMQRMEKIGLSLLEFTERFRFPAEEVEAEEVAEEVDEMDEICRGMEVGLEDLQRQVREVFHGLVRSRLEIVSLVDQASAAI from the coding sequence ATGGCGCCGGCGACGGAGTTTCAAGGCTCATTCCTGAGCCGAATCAGCATCCGCCGCAACCAGATCATCTCCATGGACGTCAACCACGAGCAAGAGCTCGAAGAGCTCGAGTACTTTCAGAAACACGTCTCCGACCGTTTCTCGGAGCTAATCTCTCCATCTTCGCCGTCTGATCCGATCCTCTCGATCCCATGGCTACAGAACCTCCTCGACGTTTTCATGTCCTGCGAAACGGAGTTCAAAGGGGTCCTGTCCACGGTTCGGATCTCGAAGTCGCCGTCTTTAGAGAGGCTTTTATCAGAAATGCTCGAGAGGATTCTAAAGGCGCTTGATATATGTAACGCCGTTGTTAACGGTATTGATTCCGTTAGACAGAGCAGGCGTCTAGCGGAGATAGCCGTCACGGCGCTTAAACAGCGGCCGTTATGTGACGGAAGCGTTCGTAGAGCGAAACGTGCGTTAGCGAGCCTTATCGTTGGGTTAAACGGAGATGTGAAAGATAGGAGCAATGGAAGTGGCGGTAGTAGTAACCAGCAAAGGACAGCGTTTAGGTCGTGGTCGTTTGGACAGCGCAGCAACGTCACCGTAGTAGGAGGTGGAGGATCGTCTGGCCACGTCAGCAAGAACTGGTCTGCGACGAAGCAGATTCAGGGGATGGTTGGTAATCTCGTCTTGCCACGTGGAGCAGAAGCCTCCGGGCCAGCGATGCCGGTTTATATAATGAGCAGTGTTATGGTTCTTGTGATGTGGGTGCTAGTAGCTGCGGTTCCTTGCCAGACAAGTAACGTTCTTGTGGCGCCTTTGCAGCTTCCTAAGCACCAGAGCTGGGCTAGCGCCGCTGTGAACATTCAGGAGAGGATTGGTGAGGAGATGAAACGGAAGGAGAAGCGTTTTGGTGGTGGTGGTGGTGGGTTGATGGAGGAGATGCAGAGGATGGAGAAGATTGGGTTGTCTTTGTTGGAATTCACGGAGAGGTTTAGGTTTCCGGCAGAGGAAGTGGAGGCGGAGGAGGTTGCGGAGGAGGTGGATGAGATGGATGAGATTTGCCGAGGAATGGAAGTTGGATTGGAGGATTTGCAGAGACAAGTGAGAGAAGTGTTCCATGGATTGGTGAGAAGCAGGCTAGAGATTGTGTCTTTGGTTGATCAAGCTTCTGCTGCAATCTAA